ATCGCGGGCTACTCGCGCGCCCCTTTTCAAAGGTGACGAGCGGCCCAGCGAACACTTGGGAGTCCCGGCCTGCGACCCTAAGCGCCTGGAAAAACATCCGGTGAGCGCGATGCGCCCAACGGATGTTTTCTCAAAGCTTTCAGTTTCCGCTGCGATAAGCCGTCGTCGCGGGAGTAGCCCAGGGCGCACCGGCAGTTGGAATGGCGGGCGTAATCGTCAGAAGATCGGTTTGTACTTTGTCCCATTCCTGGATGAGGAAGCCTTTCTCCTCGAACACTTCGCGGATCTGAGTGCGTTCCCAACCCACAATTTCTTCCAGGATCGGAATTGCGATCGCCATCGCGTTCTCGCTGAGAATCGAGCGCTTGGCGATCGGAGCGATGAATTTGTTCTCCGAAACTGCGATCGTGAAACCGTCTCGCCGGTTCACGTGCAACATCACGTGGATATCGGAACTGCCATCGCCAACGTAGATGATGCGATCCGGCCCCGTCTTCAACGTGGCCTGCAGGCTGTCCAGCACTGCCACCTTTCCGTAACCCGCCGTCACCTGCTGAATGGCTTCGATCTCTCCCGTGGCACTGTATTTGAATTGCGTGCCGTAGATGTGATCCGCGGGAATAATGTTTTCCAGGGCCGCACGGATCACCTCCACCGGAGCCGCAGATATCACGTAAAAATCGAAGTGATAGCCGTCAACCTCCCGCGAAAGAAACTGGTGAAGCAGATCGATGTTCGGCTTTAGCCGCACTCGCTTTCCGACTTCGTAGAGATGCTCCTTGCGCACACGCGACCTGAATTCAGGATCATGCAACAGCAGGTAAGCTAATTCTCCACCCTGCTGCACCAGGTTCAGCTTGGCCATGCCTCCTGCCAGTCGCTCAAATTCAGTCGGAGGGATGCCGATCATTTCGCTTAGCACGTAACCAGAGTCGTTGAAGCTCAACGTCTGGTCGAAGTCGCTGGCGAGAATGTAGCGCTTCCGATTGTGATTTCTATCGATCATTGGACCCGCACTTTCTAAGTTCGTCTCCGATGAAAACACTCGTCCTTCAACTGCATTGTCATTACGAATAAAAGTTGTCATTAGATTAGACCAATCCAGGTAAATAGATGATGAAGAATCCGCATGGATTCTTTTGATTGCCGGTATCAATAATGGTTATGCGGTCATCGACAGTGCTAATACTATCGGTAACACAAATATCGCGTCACGACTTATTAATTACGCTTCGTCATTCCCATCGACGAAGCACGGTGCCTTGGACCTTCTCATCGGGGCGTTTGATCATGGGATGGTCATGTCCTGCGGCCATTCCACCGCCGTCGCCGACAGCGGAGCAGGCGGATGCCCCTCGGCTGCCATGAACTGCAAACGAGCGCATTTCTGGCTGCTCGAGCCCGAGTTGAGAACAAGCATCTTCACGGCTAGTGCGGCCAGGTCCAATCCTTGATCTCTGGCATATCGTCACCATACTGGGCGATGTACTTCTTGTGTTCCAGCAGCTTATTGCGCAATAACTGCTTGAAGTGTGCTCCCATGCGTTGCAGGCGTGGCACGCGGTCCACCACGTCGCCTGCCAGGTGAAAGCGATCCAGATCATTGAGCACAGTCATGTCGAAAGGAGTGGTGGTGGTTCCCTCCTCCTTATATCCACGCACATGCAGATTGTCGTGATTCGTTCGGCGGTAGGTGAGCCGGTGGATAAGCCAGGGATATCCGTGATAGGCGAAGATGACCGGCTTGTCGGTCGTAAACAGCGAGTCGAACTCCTTGTCCGAGAGGCCATGCGGATGCTCGCTGGCGGGTTGGATGGTCATGAGGTCGACCACGTTCACTACCCGGATCTTAATATCGGGAAAATGCCGACGGAGCAAATCAACGGCGGCGAGAGTTTCCAGCGTAGGAATGTCGCCCGCGCATGCCATTACGACGTCGGGCTCACCTCCCTGGTCGTTGCTGGCCCACTCCCAAATGCCAATTCCAGTCGTGCAGTGCTCGATGGCCGCGCCCATATCGAGGTATTGCAAAGCTGGTTGTTTCCCGGCAACGATGACATTGACGTAGTGACGGCTGCGGAGGCAGTGATCCGCCACCGACAGCAGCGTATTGGCGTCCGGCGGGAGGTATATGCGAACGATATCCGCCTTCTTATTCACTACATGGTCTATGAACCCCGGATCCTGGTGAGTGAAGCCGTTATGGTCTTGCCGCCAGACATGCGAGGTAAGCAGGTAGTTGAGCGAAGCGATGGGACGGCGCCAGGGAATATCCCGTGTGACCTTGAGCCACTTGGCATGCTGGTTGAACATCGAGTCCACGATGTGAATGAACGCCTCGTAGCAGGAAAAGAAACCGTGGCGTCCTGTCAGCAGATATCCTTCCAGCCAGCCCTGGCACATGTGCTCACTTAGGACTTCCATGACACGGCCGTTGGTGGACAGGTGAACATCCACCGGCAAGCGAGGTTCCATGAAAACCTTATCGGTGACCTCGTATAGCGCACTTAGCCGATTGGAGGAGGTCTCATCGGGACCCATCACCCGGAAATTTCGCGAGTCCAGGTTGAGTTTCATCACGTCTCGCAAGAACCCGCCCAGCACGCGCGTAGCTTCGGCGCTTTCCACTCCGGGCCTGTTTACTGGAACCGCGTAGTCGCGAAAATCCGGCATGTGAAGATCTTTGAGCAGCACACCTCCATTGGCGTGGAGATTGGCTCCCATGCGCCGCTGACCTTTGGGCGCAAGTTCGCGAAGCTCGGGAATCAGCGTGCCATTCTCATCAAAGAGCTCCTCCGGACGGTAGCTCTTCATCCATTCTTCCAGTTGCCGCAGGTGTTCCGGATTTGTGGCCAACCCCGACAAGGGGACCTGGTGGGCCCGCCAGGTACCTTCCACCGGCTGTCCGTCCACTATCTTGGGACCGGTCCATCCCTTGGGAGTGCGCAGCACGATCATCGGCCAGACAGGTGCGGTCTCCGGTGGATGCTCGCGAAATTCTTTCTGAACGGAGTGAATCTCGGCAATCACCGTATCCAGCGTGGCTGCCATCAGCTGATGCATGGCTTCTGGCTCATAGCCCTCGACGAAATACGGGTTA
This genomic stretch from Terriglobales bacterium harbors:
- a CDS encoding phosphoketolase family protein — protein: MTTALANGTVAVAASPAHQPLSPEELRKMNAYWSAANYLAVGQIYLLKNPLLREPLRLEHIKPRLLGHWGTTPGLNFIYVHFNRLIKKLDLDVIYITGPGHGGPGLVANTYLEGTYSEVYPRISQDEEGMQRLFKQFSFPGGIPSHVAPETPGSIHEGGELGYAISHAYGAAFDNPDLLVCCVVGDGEAETGPLANSWLSNKFLNPARDGAVLPILHLNGYKIDNPTIFGRMSDQDLTHVFRGFGYNPYFVEGYEPEAMHQLMAATLDTVIAEIHSVQKEFREHPPETAPVWPMIVLRTPKGWTGPKIVDGQPVEGTWRAHQVPLSGLATNPEHLRQLEEWMKSYRPEELFDENGTLIPELRELAPKGQRRMGANLHANGGVLLKDLHMPDFRDYAVPVNRPGVESAEATRVLGGFLRDVMKLNLDSRNFRVMGPDETSSNRLSALYEVTDKVFMEPRLPVDVHLSTNGRVMEVLSEHMCQGWLEGYLLTGRHGFFSCYEAFIHIVDSMFNQHAKWLKVTRDIPWRRPIASLNYLLTSHVWRQDHNGFTHQDPGFIDHVVNKKADIVRIYLPPDANTLLSVADHCLRSRHYVNVIVAGKQPALQYLDMGAAIEHCTTGIGIWEWASNDQGGEPDVVMACAGDIPTLETLAAVDLLRRHFPDIKIRVVNVVDLMTIQPASEHPHGLSDKEFDSLFTTDKPVIFAYHGYPWLIHRLTYRRTNHDNLHVRGYKEEGTTTTPFDMTVLNDLDRFHLAGDVVDRVPRLQRMGAHFKQLLRNKLLEHKKYIAQYGDDMPEIKDWTWPH
- a CDS encoding HAD-IB family phosphatase, translated to MIDRNHNRKRYILASDFDQTLSFNDSGYVLSEMIGIPPTEFERLAGGMAKLNLVQQGGELAYLLLHDPEFRSRVRKEHLYEVGKRVRLKPNIDLLHQFLSREVDGYHFDFYVISAAPVEVIRAALENIIPADHIYGTQFKYSATGEIEAIQQVTAGYGKVAVLDSLQATLKTGPDRIIYVGDGSSDIHVMLHVNRRDGFTIAVSENKFIAPIAKRSILSENAMAIAIPILEEIVGWERTQIREVFEEKGFLIQEWDKVQTDLLTITPAIPTAGAPWATPATTAYRSGN